The following are encoded together in the Bos taurus isolate L1 Dominette 01449 registration number 42190680 breed Hereford chromosome 10, ARS-UCD2.0, whole genome shotgun sequence genome:
- the OR4F14J gene encoding olfactory receptor family 4 subfamily F member 14J: MYGANQSVVSEFVFLGLTNSWEIQLLLFVFSSSFYIASTMGNLLILLTVISDPHLHSSMYFLLANLSFIDLGFSTIFSPKMIYDLFRKHKVMSFSGCITQIFFIHIIGGVEVVLLIAMAFDRYVAICKPLHYLTIMSPRMCVFFIVAAWIIGLIHSVVQLACMVNLPFCGPNVLDSFYCDLPQLIKLACTDTYQLKFMVTANSGLISVGSFFILIISYIIIILTVQKQSSAGSSKALSTLSAHITVVVLFFSPLMFFYIWPFSSSHLGKFLAIFDAVLTPFLNPVIYTFRNHEMRVAMRRVCKQLVNYRRSLK, encoded by the coding sequence ATGTATGGAGCAAATCAGTCTGTGGTGTCAGAGTTTGTGTTCCTGGGACTCACCAATTCCTGGGAGATTCAACTTCTCCTCTTTGTGTTCTCCTCTAGTTTTTACATTGCAAGCACAATGGGAAACTTGCTCATTCTGCTCACTGTTATCTCTGACCCTCACTTACACTCCTCCATGTACTTTTTGTTGGCCAACCTCTCCTTCATTGACCTGGGATTTTCTACCATCTTTTCTCCCAAGATGATTTATGACCTTTTCAGAAAGCATAAAGTCATGTCTTTTAGTGGCTGCATCACTCAGATCTTCTTCATCCACATCATTggtggtgtggaggtggtgcTTCTCATAGCCATGGCCTTTGACAGATATGTTGCCATATGTAAGCCTCTCCACTATCTGACCATCATGAGTCCAAggatgtgtgttttctttatagtgGCTGCCTGGATTATTGGCCTTATCCACTCCGTGGTTCAACTAGCTTGCATGGTAAACTTACCCTTCTGTGGCCCAAATGTGTTGGACAGCTTTTACTGTGACCTTCCTCAGTTGATCAAACTTGCCTGCACAGACACATACCAACTCAAGTTCATGGTCACAGCCAACAGTGGATTAATTTCTGTTGGCTCCTTCTTCATTCTGATCATTTCCTATATTATCATCATTCTCACTGTTCAGAAACAGTCTTCGGCAGGTTCATCCAAGGCTCTGTCCACACTTTCAGCTCACATCACTGTAGTAGTCTTGTTCTTTAGTCCTTTGATGTTTTTTTATATATGGCCATTTTCCTCCTCACACCTCGGTAAATTTTTGGCTATATTTGATGCAGTTCTCACTCCTTTCCTGAATCCTGTTATTTACACATTCAGAAATCATGAAATGAGGGTTGCAATGAGGAGAGTATGCAAACAACTAGTGAATTACAGGAGATCTCTAAAGTGA